One stretch of Glandiceps talaboti chromosome 7, keGlaTala1.1, whole genome shotgun sequence DNA includes these proteins:
- the LOC144438323 gene encoding ubiquitin carboxyl-terminal hydrolase 10-like: MSLSHTELSFGDFSGLSQEEYKKLFSTLSRPLSNNKVQFPWNEEEYIQSGIQALSIEEIPVSDTSNYVVTDAQTTTSSLDSSKPVPNVVSQNEGSLLLVNEQTTTAESSKENFCEGTTEQTSTEDYSVGFGNGDEDSGGTGIGNNGGKRRRKKKRDPSYYLKYYDNPELYHNENSERDAKNGRRMDYQTELGEIQNVPLEKSDSAGGGIESDLQGACTVDSSVPDRSKETDSDTSTGQISVITNNINSQQLRSNSPLDTEPVPPRTKEQNVQVLSTEAASILEVDKTLSVESNTTPQTIGNQNSMSENVTIKGDQGITISIEDEKEASVSQNSSKTIDDEDACGPISADSTLHTAEEELHKLESTAVPSQSVPTDSPAISDEKNPLVVKPETSLSEGVQEITAIDSQSDNDSISKPKVSSWAGLFKNTATPASGPIAYVSHASSSVNEPAKTQTVAKKSPDEAFVQDKPVSPEEDKLAKELGEFLLTVKFPYRALAFQPRGLNNVGNWCYVNAILQALLACPPLYNLLKSLPVTPLSRRGQSSTPMMDSLGEFVNEFLPMPPKPGGKRTAQDLRPGAPFEPTYIYNLLTMLKSSMSIRGRQEDAEEFLGFILNGLHEEMLSCTRYVNSSKEETKPNNMNGPSLQNSNGPSDGVVVSSTVDEDEDDNDEEWEQVGPKNKSSITRSANFTQSLISDIFGGQMRSALHQHGSKESATLQPFFTLQLDIQSDKIWSVKDALQSLVSRETLHDYTSPKTKTEVETFRRITLEVLPPVLVLHLKRFVYDKSGGCQKLQKKIEYNVDLEISKELLSSVVKSKLSMTQRSYKLFAIVYHHGKNASGGHYTCDFYHPGINGWIRTDDNNVKAVTITSILRPAPPKVPYLLFYRRCDLI; this comes from the exons ATGTCTCTTTCTCATACG GAATTATCATTTGGGGATTTTAGTGGGCTTAGTCAAGAAGAGTACAAGAAACTCTTCAGTACTTTGAGTAGACCACTGAGTAATAACAAAGTACAG TTTCCATGGAATGAAGAAGAATATATACAATCAGGAATCCAAGCTTTAAGCATAG AAGAGATTCCTGTAAGTGatactagtaactatgtagtgaCTGATGCACAGACAACTACATCATCTTTAGATTCATCAAAACCAGTACCAAATGTTGTTAGTCAGAATGAGGGAAGCTTGCTACTTGTCAACGAACAAACAACCACTGCTGAAAGCTCAAAAGAGAACTTCTGTGAAGGAACTACTGAACAAACTTCTACAGAAGACTATTCTGTTGGCTTCGGTAATGGAGATGAAGACTCTGGTGGAACAGGCATTGGCAATAATGGGGGCAAACGTCGACGCAAAAAGAAACGAGACCCCAGTTATTACTTGAAATACTATGATAATCCGGAGCTTTATCATAATGAAAACAGTGAGAGGGATGCCAAAAATGGCAGGAGAATGGACTATCAAACAGAACTAGGAGAGATACAAAATGTGCCATTAGAGAAATCTGATTCTGCTGGTGGAGGAATTGAAAGTGATTTGCAAGGTGCTTGTACAGTTGACTCATCTGTGCCTGACAGGAGCAAAGAAACAGATAGTGACACTTCTACAGGGCAGATTTCTGTGATCACAAATAACATAAACTCACAGCAACTACGCAGCAATTCACCCTTAGACACAGAGCCAGTACCCCCAAGGACTAAAGAACAGAATGTTCAAGTTTTATCTACTGAAGCTGCCTCCATTCTTGAGGTGGACAAAACGCTTTCTGTTGAATCAAATACAACTCCCCAAACAATCGGCAATCAAAATAGCATGTCTGAAAATGTGACCATAAAAGGTGATCAAGGCATAACTATTAGCATAGAGGATGAAAAAGAAGCCTCAGTCTCACAGAATTCAAGTAAAACCATTGATGATGAGGATGCTTGTGGTCCTATATCTGCTGACAGTACACTGCATACTGCAGAAGAAGAATTACATAAACTAGAAAGTACAGCTGTGCCAAGTCAGTCTGTACCCACAGATAGTCCTGCCATTTCAGATGAAAAGAATCCATTAGTAGTCAAACCTGAGACTTCCTTATCAGAGGGTGTGCAAGAAATCACAGCAATTGACTCTCAAAGTGataatgacagcatttctaaaCCCAAAGTTTCATCATGGGCTGGCTTGTTCAAAAATACTGCCACTCCTGCCAGTGGCCCAATTGCTTATGTCAGTCATGCTAGTAGCAGTGTCAATGAACCTGCTAAAACTCAGACAGTTGCTAAGAAAAGTCCAGATGAAGCTTTTGTACAGGATAAACCAGTGTCTCCGGAAGAAGATAAACTAGCAAAGGAATTGGGAG agTTCTTACTCACTGTCAAGTTTCCATACCGTGCACTGGCATTTCAGCCAAGAGGGTTAAACAATGTAGGAAACTGGTGCTATGTTAATGCA ATTTTACAGGCATTGTTGGCATGCCCACCACTATACAATTTACTGAAATCACTACCAGTTACACCACTGTCCAGacgaggtcaaagttcaactcCAATGATGGATAGTTT agGGGAATTTGTCAATGAATTTCTGCCAATGCCACCTAAACCTG GCGGCAAGAGAACTGCACAAGATTTACGTCCAGGAGCACCGTTTGAACCCACTTATATCTACAATCTGTTGACTATGCTGAAATCAAGCATGTCCATACGG GGAAGACAAGAAGATGCCGAGGAATTCCTTGGGTTTATACTCAATGGTTTACATGAAGAAATGTTGTCCTGTACACGATATGTCAACAGTAGTAAAGAAGAAACAA AACCCAATAATATGAATGGTCCATCCCTTCAAAACTCCAATGGACCATCAGATGGAGTGGTGGTATCATCAACTgttgatgaagatgaagatgataaTGATGAAGAGTGGGAACAAGTAGGACCTAAGAATAAAAGTAGCATTACAAGAAGT GCCAACTTCACTCAGTCTTTGATATCTGACATATTTGGAGGACAGATGAGATCAGCTTTACATCAACATGGCTCTAAAGAGTCGGCAACACTTCAGCCATTCTTTACTCTACAGCTGGACATTCAG TCTGATAAGATATGGTCAGTGAAGGATGCCCTACAGTCACTTGTAAGTCGTGAAACTCTTCATGATTATACCAGTCCAAAGACCAAGACAGAG GTTGAAACTTTCCGAAGGATCACACTAGAAGTTCTGCCACCAGTGTTAGTGCTCCATTTAAAGAGATTTGTGTATGACAAGAGTGGTGGATGCCAGAAACTTCAGaagaaaattgaatataatgTGGATTTGGAAATCAGCAAAG